The following proteins are co-located in the Bathymodiolus thermophilus thioautotrophic gill symbiont genome:
- the rpsD gene encoding 30S ribosomal protein S4 produces the protein MARYTGPTCKLARREGTDLFLKSGIRSLDSKCKVTQLPGMHGATARQAKGTEYGLQLREKQKVRRIYGILEKQFRSYYKKASQRKGSTGENLLSLLECRLDNVVYRMGFGSTRAESRQLVSHKSILVNGLVVNIPSYQVSANDEISIREKAKKQSRIQLAVELAQQGEQAEWIEVDTKALKGVFKNVPARDDLSSDIAEHLIVELYSK, from the coding sequence ATGGCTAGATATACTGGACCCACTTGTAAATTAGCTCGTCGCGAAGGCACGGACCTATTTCTAAAAAGTGGCATTAGATCATTAGATTCTAAATGTAAAGTAACACAATTACCAGGTATGCACGGTGCAACTGCTCGTCAAGCCAAAGGTACTGAGTATGGCTTGCAGTTACGCGAAAAGCAAAAAGTTAGACGCATTTATGGCATCTTAGAAAAGCAATTCCGCTCATATTACAAAAAAGCCTCTCAAAGGAAAGGTTCAACAGGTGAAAACCTCTTGTCTTTATTGGAGTGTCGTCTTGATAATGTGGTTTATCGCATGGGTTTTGGATCCACGCGTGCTGAATCTAGGCAATTGGTTTCTCATAAGTCTATTTTAGTAAATGGTTTAGTGGTTAACATTCCTTCTTATCAAGTGAGTGCTAATGATGAAATTTCTATTAGAGAAAAAGCAAAAAAACAAAGTCGCATTCAATTAGCTGTGGAATTAGCCCAACAAGGCGAGCAAGCAGAATGGATTGAAGTTGACACCAAAGCACTGAAAGGTGTGTTTAAAAATGTGCCTGCTCGTGATGATTTGTCATCTGATATTGCAGAACATCTAATTGTTGAATTATATTCAAAATAA
- the rpsK gene encoding 30S ribosomal protein S11, with translation MAQAPTKKKSKKVVTDGIAHIHATFNNTIVMITDRHGNAVCWATSGGSGFRGSRKSTPFAAQVAAGNCGEKALAFGMKNLEVRVKGPGPGRDSAIRGLNAQGLKIQSITDVTPIPHNGCRPSKKRRV, from the coding sequence ATGGCACAAGCTCCAACAAAGAAAAAATCAAAAAAAGTCGTTACTGACGGTATTGCGCATATCCATGCAACATTTAACAACACCATCGTTATGATTACAGATCGTCATGGCAATGCAGTTTGTTGGGCGACCTCAGGTGGCTCTGGTTTTAGAGGTTCTAGAAAATCAACACCATTTGCCGCACAAGTTGCTGCTGGCAATTGTGGTGAGAAAGCACTGGCTTTTGGCATGAAGAATTTAGAAGTTCGTGTTAAAGGCCCTGGACCTGGTAGAGATTCAGCCATTCGTGGCTTGAATGCACAAGGTTTAAAAATTCAATCAATCACAGATGTAACGCCAATCCCTCACAATGGTTGTCGTCCTTCTAAGAAACGCAGAGTATAA
- the secY gene encoding preprotein translocase subunit SecY, whose translation MSQSGISQDLSKRILFLLGALIVFRLGTHITIPFISSTALASLVQDQQGTILDMFNMFSGGALERLSIFTLGIMPYISASIIIQLMTSVVPKLEQLKKEGETGKRKITQYTRLGTVVLAVFQSYGISIALQSQSAGGVDLVTNAGFTFSLVTVVTLTTGTLFLMWLGEQITEKGIGNGISMIIFAGIVSGLPSAIGSTLSLVSTGELAVILLVVLLAMTLLVTAFVVFMERGQRRITVNYAKRQQGRKMVGGQSSYLPLKINMAGVIPPIFASSIILFPATLGGWFSQSEGMGWLADLTASISPGQPLYVMFYGLAIVFFTFFYTALTFDAKDMADNLRKSGGFIPGIRPGQHSADYIDAVTSRLTATGAVYITAVCLLPEFLILYWNVPFYFGGTSLLIIVVVVIDFITQVQSHLMSNQYESLMKKSGLN comes from the coding sequence AATCTGGAATTTCTCAAGATTTATCGAAGCGCATCCTCTTTTTATTGGGTGCGTTAATCGTTTTTAGATTGGGCACACACATTACTATTCCATTTATATCGTCTACTGCATTAGCATCACTTGTGCAAGATCAGCAGGGTACAATTTTGGATATGTTTAATATGTTTTCTGGTGGTGCACTAGAAAGATTGTCTATTTTTACATTGGGCATTATGCCTTATATCTCAGCATCAATTATTATTCAGTTAATGACTTCGGTGGTGCCAAAGTTAGAGCAGCTTAAAAAAGAAGGGGAAACGGGCAAGCGTAAGATTACACAATACACACGCTTAGGTACAGTGGTACTGGCAGTATTTCAATCGTATGGTATTTCCATTGCTTTGCAATCACAAAGTGCTGGTGGTGTAGATTTGGTCACCAATGCTGGCTTTACATTCAGTTTGGTAACCGTGGTAACGCTTACTACAGGCACACTATTTTTAATGTGGTTAGGTGAACAAATTACAGAAAAAGGTATCGGTAACGGAATCTCTATGATTATTTTTGCAGGCATTGTTTCAGGCTTGCCTTCGGCGATAGGCTCGACATTGTCGTTGGTTTCCACGGGTGAATTGGCGGTTATTTTGCTGGTGGTATTATTAGCAATGACATTATTGGTAACTGCTTTTGTTGTCTTTATGGAGCGTGGGCAACGCCGCATTACTGTGAATTATGCCAAGCGTCAACAAGGTCGTAAAATGGTAGGCGGACAAAGTTCATACTTGCCACTTAAAATTAATATGGCAGGTGTTATTCCACCAATTTTTGCCTCTTCAATTATTTTATTTCCAGCAACTTTAGGCGGTTGGTTTTCTCAATCAGAAGGTATGGGTTGGTTGGCTGATTTGACTGCGAGTATTTCTCCCGGTCAGCCATTGTATGTTATGTTTTATGGTTTGGCCATTGTGTTTTTTACATTTTTCTATACCGCATTAACTTTTGATGCAAAAGACATGGCGGATAATTTACGCAAGTCTGGTGGCTTTATTCCGGGTATTCGCCCAGGTCAGCATTCAGCAGATTATATTGACGCAGTAACATCGCGTTTGACAGCAACAGGTGCAGTTTATATTACTGCGGTTTGTTTGCTACCAGAATTTTTGATTTTATATTGGAATGTACCGTTCTATTTTGGTGGCACCAGTTTGTTAATTATTGTTGTTGTAGTAATAGATTTTATTACACAAGTGCAATCACATTTAATGTCCAACCAGTATGAGTCATTAATGAAAAAATCAGGTTTAAACTAG
- a CDS encoding beta strand repeat-containing protein, whose product MQDIQAKTQQQVVALQNEAQKAANKLNEEVVTLAKGIQHIQTQAGIAYQLNPKDVDTKKTGLIAKKVDNDLEVVLEESIIIFDNYFTICETDLSCLVSLPIEDGGLYHIVADAFFTLEDGTQVVYFYGKQSIVATESSAVISTDDNQSFSDVITSNIGIVAAVVVVAVVVAVSGSDSGDTTAPELTFTLANDTGSSDSDNIISNGAITVIGLEEGVVWQYSINGGTNWVNGTGNSFTLDEGTYNVDAIQIKQTDAAGNTSSVVKNTSAIIVDTTPPTAPIFSFTDTGSLGNDNITNNGTITVTGLEEDATWQYSINGGTDFTNGTGNSFTLNEGTYNVDAIQIKQTDVAGNTSSVVKNVLVIVVDTTLPTAPIFSFTDTGSLSNDNITNNGTITVTGLEEDATWQYSINGGTDFTNGTGNSFTLNEDIYGVNTIQIKQIDVAGNTSSVIKNTSAIVVDTTPLTAPIFSFTDTGSLDNDNITNNGTITVTGLKEDATWQYSINGGTDFTNGTGNSFTLNEGTYGVDAMQIKQTDIAGNASIVKNTSTIVVDTSDPLFTSAATADLEINTTIETVVYDAQASNLSSGGNADDGITYHIKNANTSKFAITADTGIVTYKTIQTTVHNDTVNIIATDVAGNTTDQTVVVSVITPIFAQGFVINGQSARDYSGRSVSLAGDVNGDGLDDLIIGANEADPYGKTDAGKSYVVFGKSDGAVANLSDIALGTGGFVINGEKGYDLSGTSVSSAGDVNGDGLDDLIIGANKADPDGRTDAGKSYVVFGKSDGVVANLSALGTGGFVINGENIGDWSGHSVSSAGDVNGDGLGDLIVGASYASLSNKNSIGKSYVVFGKADKTAVNLSTIVAGTGGFVINGENIGDHSGFSVSSAGDVNGDGLDDLIVGAPYANFGDKTDAGKSYVVFGKIGKTAVNLSTMASDKTGFVINGENAGDYNGISVSSAGDVNGDGLDDLIVGACRADPNGRDKAGKSFVVFGKVDVNAVNLSTIVAGTGGFVINGENAADWSGYSVSSVGDVNGDGLDDLIVGVKEVGTNSKGDVSKSYVVFGKVDVNAVNLSTIAAGTGGFVINGENAGDRNGTSVSSAGDVNGDGLDDLIIGAYQAGFNNKDKAGKSFVVFGKTDTEAVNLTDISAGKGSIVHAIDFQGDDANNTLTGASVDELFVAGLGDDILTGNGGTDVFNAGKGNDTIVINADNLAKLYSKVLSSHLLARVDGGGNTDTLKLAGANLNLDLTRIDSGRIQDIEIIDLTGSGDNTLKLNLNDLLDISSTTNVLKVIGNSGDEVEVTGFSKSSVESVDGVVYDVYSNANASTAKLWVDQELAII is encoded by the coding sequence ATGCAAGATATTCAAGCAAAAACACAACAACAAGTTGTGGCACTACAAAATGAAGCACAAAAAGCTGCCAATAAACTTAACGAAGAAGTGGTTACCCTTGCCAAGGGTATTCAGCACATTCAAACTCAAGCTGGCATAGCTTACCAATTAAACCCCAAAGATGTTGATACTAAAAAGACCGGCCTAATTGCCAAAAAGGTTGATAATGATTTAGAGGTGGTATTAGAAGAAAGCATTATTATCTTTGACAACTATTTTACTATTTGTGAGACTGATTTATCTTGCTTGGTTTCTCTACCCATCGAAGACGGTGGACTTTATCATATTGTTGCTGATGCCTTCTTTACTTTAGAAGATGGCACCCAAGTCGTCTATTTTTATGGCAAACAATCCATTGTTGCCACAGAATCTAGTGCAGTAATAAGCACAGACGATAATCAAAGTTTCTCTGATGTTATTACTTCAAATATAGGAATCGTGGCTGCCGTTGTGGTTGTAGCCGTTGTGGTTGCTGTCAGTGGCAGTGATAGTGGGGATACAACAGCACCTGAACTCACATTCACTTTAGCGAATGACACAGGTTCATCAGATAGCGATAACATTATCAGTAATGGCGCAATTACAGTTATTGGTTTGGAAGAGGGTGTAGTTTGGCAGTACTCCATTAATGGTGGCACTAACTGGGTTAACGGTACAGGCAATAGTTTTACGCTGGATGAAGGCACCTATAATGTTGATGCTATTCAGATTAAACAAACCGATGCAGCGGGCAACACTTCAAGTGTTGTTAAGAACACCTCTGCTATTATTGTAGACACCACTCCACCAACAGCTCCAATATTTTCTTTTACAGATACAGGTTCATTAGGCAACGATAACATTACCAATAATGGCACAATTACAGTTACTGGTTTGGAAGAAGATGCAACTTGGCAGTATTCCATTAATGGTGGCACTGATTTTACTAACGGCACAGGCAATAGTTTTACGCTGAATGAAGGCACCTATAATGTTGATGCTATTCAGATTAAACAAACCGATGTAGCGGGTAACACTTCAAGTGTTGTTAAGAATGTCTTGGTTATTGTTGTAGACACTACCTTACCAACGGCTCCAATATTTTCTTTTACAGATACAGGCTCATTAAGCAACGATAACATTACCAATAATGGCACAATTACAGTTACTGGCTTGGAAGAAGATGCAACTTGGCAGTATTCCATTAATGGTGGCACTGATTTTACTAACGGCACAGGCAATAGTTTTACGCTGAATGAAGATATCTATGGCGTTAATACCATTCAGATTAAGCAAATTGATGTAGCGGGCAACACTTCAAGTGTTATTAAGAACACCTCTGCTATTGTTGTAGACACCACCCCACTAACGGCTCCAATATTTTCTTTTACAGATACAGGTTCGTTAGACAACGATAACATTACCAATAATGGCACAATTACAGTGACTGGCTTGAAAGAAGATGCAACTTGGCAGTATTCCATCAATGGCGGCACTGATTTTACTAATGGCACAGGCAATAGTTTTACGCTGAATGAGGGCACCTATGGTGTTGATGCCATGCAGATTAAGCAAACTGATATAGCGGGCAATGCCTCGATTGTTAAGAACACCTCCACTATTGTTGTAGATACCTCAGATCCTTTATTTACCAGTGCAGCGACTGCTGATTTGGAAATAAATACTACTATCGAAACCGTTGTTTACGATGCTCAAGCAAGCAATCTTAGTAGTGGTGGTAATGCAGATGACGGCATTACTTATCATATAAAAAATGCAAACACCAGTAAATTTGCGATTACTGCTGATACTGGAATAGTCACTTATAAGACCATACAAACGACAGTGCATAATGACACAGTGAACATTATTGCCACTGATGTTGCAGGCAACACAACGGATCAGACTGTTGTTGTGTCGGTAATAACCCCGATTTTTGCACAAGGTTTTGTTATTAATGGTCAAAGTGCTAGGGATTATAGTGGACGCTCAGTCTCTTTAGCAGGCGATGTTAATGGCGATGGCTTAGATGATTTAATTATTGGTGCCAATGAGGCGGATCCCTATGGTAAGACTGATGCAGGTAAATCTTATGTCGTGTTTGGTAAATCTGATGGAGCCGTTGCTAATTTATCGGACATAGCCTTAGGCACAGGCGGCTTTGTTATTAATGGTGAGAAGGGTTATGATCTTAGTGGCACCTCAGTATCCTCAGCAGGCGATGTCAATGGCGATGGCTTAGATGATTTAATTATTGGTGCTAATAAGGCGGATCCCGATGGCAGGACTGATGCAGGTAAATCTTATGTCGTGTTTGGTAAATCTGATGGAGTCGTTGCTAATTTATCGGCCTTAGGCACAGGCGGCTTTGTTATTAATGGCGAAAATATTGGAGATTGGAGTGGTCACTCAGTTTCTTCAGCAGGCGATGTTAATGGCGATGGCTTGGGTGATTTGATTGTTGGTGCTTCTTATGCAAGTCTTAGTAATAAAAACTCTATAGGTAAATCCTATGTCGTGTTTGGCAAAGCTGATAAAACCGCTGTTAATTTATCCACCATAGTCGCTGGCACAGGCGGCTTTGTTATTAATGGCGAAAATATTGGGGATCACAGTGGCTTTTCAGTCTCCTCGGCAGGCGATGTCAATGGCGATGGCTTGGATGATTTGATTGTTGGCGCTCCTTATGCAAATTTTGGTGATAAAACCGATGCAGGTAAATCCTATGTCGTGTTTGGCAAAATTGGTAAAACCGCTGTTAATTTATCCACCATGGCTTCAGACAAAACTGGCTTTGTTATTAATGGCGAAAATGCTGGGGATTACAATGGCATTTCAGTCTCCTCAGCAGGCGATGTCAATGGTGATGGCTTAGATGATTTGATTGTTGGTGCTTGTAGGGCAGACCCCAATGGTAGAGACAAAGCAGGTAAATCTTTCGTCGTGTTTGGCAAAGTTGATGTGAACGCTGTTAATTTATCCACCATAGTCGCTGGCACAGGTGGCTTTGTTATCAATGGTGAGAATGCTGCTGATTGGAGTGGTTATTCAGTCTCCTCAGTAGGTGATGTCAATGGCGATGGCTTAGATGATTTGATTGTTGGTGTTAAAGAGGTAGGTACCAATAGTAAAGGCGATGTAAGTAAATCCTATGTTGTGTTTGGCAAAGTTGATGTGAACGCTGTTAATTTATCAACCATAGCCGCTGGCACAGGTGGTTTTGTTATCAATGGCGAGAATGCTGGGGATCGGAATGGCACCTCAGTCTCCTCAGCAGGCGATGTCAATGGCGATGGTTTGGATGATTTGATTATTGGTGCTTATCAAGCAGGCTTCAATAATAAAGACAAAGCAGGGAAATCTTTCGTTGTGTTTGGTAAAACCGATACAGAGGCTGTTAATTTAACAGATATTAGTGCTGGCAAAGGTTCCATTGTCCATGCCATTGATTTTCAAGGTGATGATGCTAACAACACGCTAACAGGTGCTTCTGTTGATGAGTTGTTTGTTGCTGGTTTAGGTGATGATATTTTAACGGGTAACGGTGGCACCGATGTCTTTAACGCAGGCAAGGGTAATGACACTATTGTTATTAATGCAGATAACCTTGCTAAACTCTACAGCAAGGTGCTTAGCAGTCATTTGCTCGCCCGTGTTGATGGGGGTGGTAATACTGATACACTAAAATTAGCAGGTGCTAATCTAAACCTAGATCTTACGCGAATAGACAGTGGCCGCATTCAAGACATTGAGATTATTGATTTGACAGGTTCAGGTGATAATACTTTGAAACTTAATCTGAATGATTTGCTGGATATTTCCAGCACAACCAATGTTCTTAAAGTGATTGGTAATTCAGGTGATGAAGTTGAGGTAACTGGATTTAGCAAGTCAAGTGTAGAGAGTGTCGATGGGGTTGTTTATGATGTGTATAGTAATGCCAATGCCTCTACTGCAAAACTGTGGGTAGATCAAGAGTTAGCAATAATTTGA
- a CDS encoding GatB/YqeY domain-containing protein → MPELKNRITDDMKSAMKAKDKDALKAIRMILGAIKQIEVDERIELDDTQVLAVIQKMVKQRKDSISQFQAANRSDLVKVEEAELVIINNYMPEQFSEDEISVVVDKVIADSNASSMQDMGKLMGLLKGQLAGKADMAVVSKLIRSKLS, encoded by the coding sequence ATGCCTGAATTAAAAAACCGCATTACTGACGATATGAAGTCAGCAATGAAAGCCAAAGATAAAGACGCCTTAAAGGCCATTCGTATGATTCTAGGTGCAATCAAGCAAATAGAAGTAGATGAGCGTATTGAGTTAGATGATACACAGGTGTTGGCTGTTATTCAAAAAATGGTTAAGCAGCGTAAAGACTCAATTTCACAATTTCAAGCAGCCAATCGTAGCGATTTGGTTAAGGTTGAGGAGGCGGAGCTTGTTATTATCAATAACTATATGCCTGAACAGTTTTCAGAAGATGAAATTTCTGTAGTCGTAGATAAAGTGATTGCTGATTCCAATGCATCTTCTATGCAAGATATGGGTAAGTTAATGGGGTTGCTCAAGGGTCAATTAGCGGGTAAGGCTGACATGGCTGTGGTGTCAAAACTAATCAGATCTAAACTCTCTTAA
- the rplQ gene encoding 50S ribosomal protein L17: MRHRKSGRQLNRNSSHRKAMFKNMANSLFLHETIRTTLPKAKELRRVVEPLITKAKIDSVANRRHAFARLRDDAMVAKLFTQLGPFYKSRPGGYIRILKAGFRTGDKAPMAIVQLVDFDSTEANDSTDS, from the coding sequence ATGAGACATAGAAAGTCAGGTAGACAACTAAATCGTAACTCTTCTCATCGTAAGGCGATGTTTAAGAATATGGCAAATTCATTATTTCTTCATGAAACAATCAGGACGACTTTGCCAAAAGCAAAAGAACTTCGTCGTGTTGTTGAGCCGTTAATTACCAAAGCCAAAATAGACAGTGTTGCCAATCGTCGTCACGCATTTGCAAGATTACGCGATGATGCAATGGTTGCCAAGTTGTTTACTCAGCTAGGCCCATTTTACAAAAGCCGCCCTGGCGGTTATATCCGTATTCTTAAAGCTGGTTTTCGTACTGGCGATAAAGCGCCAATGGCGATTGTTCAATTAGTTGATTTCGATAGCACAGAGGCTAACGATTCTACAGACTCATAA
- the rpsM gene encoding 30S ribosomal protein S13, with amino-acid sequence MARIAGINVPTHKHIVIGLQSIFGIGATRAQAICIELKLDPSTKVLDLAEDQLELIRGAVAKFEVEGDLRRQIAMDIKRLKDLGCYRGIRHRKSLPLRGQRTKTNARTRKGPRRLIR; translated from the coding sequence ATGGCTAGAATAGCAGGAATAAATGTTCCAACACATAAGCACATTGTTATTGGCTTACAGTCAATTTTTGGCATTGGTGCTACCCGTGCACAAGCAATTTGTATAGAGCTTAAATTAGACCCAAGCACAAAAGTTTTGGATTTGGCTGAAGATCAGTTAGAACTCATACGTGGCGCGGTTGCAAAATTTGAAGTTGAAGGTGATCTTCGTCGTCAAATTGCAATGGACATCAAGCGCTTAAAGGATTTGGGTTGCTACCGTGGTATTCGTCACAGAAAATCATTGCCACTTCGTGGTCAAAGAACCAAAACAAATGCTAGAACTCGTAAGGGTCCTCGTCGTTTAATTAGATAA
- a CDS encoding DNA-directed RNA polymerase subunit alpha: MQGNARDFLKPKLVELTETANNQYKVVLEPLEKGFGHTLGNALRRTLLSSMVGSAITEVAIEGVMHEFSAIDDVQEDVLDILLNLKEVSVALNTSESAEVVIDKKGPCEITVADIEANGTDVVVFNKDKVIATINAGGHMRMTLKIGTGIGYDAAVARDDEASAIGGMQLDASFSPIKRVSFTVDAARVDQKVNLDKLNIELETNGSVNAEEAIKRAATILQDQLSSFVELELVEEEEALPTSDDFDPQLLAAVDELELTVRSANCLKAEQIYYIGDLIQKSEQDLLRTPNLGRKSLNEIKEVLTDKGLELGTAIENWPPVDLMSE, from the coding sequence ATGCAAGGAAATGCAAGAGATTTTTTAAAGCCGAAGTTGGTTGAATTAACAGAGACGGCGAATAATCAATATAAGGTTGTTCTTGAGCCTTTGGAAAAGGGTTTTGGTCATACGCTAGGTAATGCATTGAGAAGAACTTTATTGTCTTCTATGGTGGGTTCGGCAATTACTGAAGTGGCGATTGAAGGGGTGATGCATGAGTTTTCAGCCATTGATGATGTTCAAGAAGATGTGCTGGATATTTTATTAAACCTTAAAGAAGTTTCAGTTGCTTTAAACACTTCTGAATCAGCAGAGGTTGTCATTGATAAAAAAGGCCCTTGTGAAATTACAGTGGCTGATATTGAAGCAAATGGCACCGATGTTGTTGTCTTTAATAAAGACAAAGTTATTGCCACCATAAACGCTGGCGGTCATATGCGTATGACACTTAAGATCGGTACTGGTATTGGTTATGATGCAGCTGTTGCGCGTGATGATGAAGCATCAGCCATTGGTGGCATGCAGTTGGATGCAAGTTTTTCACCAATTAAGCGTGTTAGTTTTACGGTTGATGCGGCTCGTGTTGATCAAAAGGTTAATCTTGATAAACTTAATATTGAATTAGAAACCAATGGTTCCGTTAATGCCGAAGAAGCAATTAAGCGTGCAGCAACAATTTTACAAGACCAGTTGTCTTCATTTGTTGAATTGGAATTAGTTGAAGAAGAAGAGGCGTTGCCAACTTCAGATGATTTTGATCCACAATTGTTGGCAGCGGTTGATGAATTAGAGTTGACAGTGCGTAGTGCAAACTGCTTGAAAGCCGAGCAAATTTACTACATTGGCGACCTAATTCAAAAATCTGAGCAAGACTTGCTAAGAACACCTAATTTAGGCCGTAAGTCGTTGAATGAAATTAAAGAAGTATTAACTGATAAAGGTCTAGAATTAGGCACAGCCATTGAAAATTGGCCACCAGTTGATTTAATGAGCGAATAA
- the rpmJ gene encoding 50S ribosomal protein L36 produces MKVRASVKKICNHCKIIKRHGVVRVICKEPRHKQRQG; encoded by the coding sequence ATGAAAGTAAGAGCATCAGTTAAGAAAATTTGTAACCATTGTAAAATTATCAAGCGTCACGGTGTCGTGCGTGTTATTTGCAAAGAGCCTAGACATAAACAAAGACAAGGCTAA
- the rpsU gene encoding 30S ribosomal protein S21, whose translation MPSIKVRENEPFDIALRRFRRTCDRAGVITDVRKKEFYEKPTWVNKRMKAAAVKRTHKEMAKNRIHRKRMY comes from the coding sequence ATGCCTTCAATTAAAGTAAGAGAAAACGAACCATTTGATATTGCACTAAGACGCTTTCGTCGTACATGTGACCGAGCAGGTGTTATTACTGATGTTCGTAAGAAAGAATTTTATGAAAAGCCAACTTGGGTGAATAAGCGCATGAAGGCAGCAGCAGTCAAGCGCACACACAAAGAAATGGCTAAAAATCGTATCCACAGAAAGCGTATGTACTAG